A region from the Mustela erminea isolate mMusErm1 chromosome 10, mMusErm1.Pri, whole genome shotgun sequence genome encodes:
- the LOC116567302 gene encoding 60S ribosomal protein L37a-like, producing MDLVCSDTAKRTKKVGIVGKYGTHYGASLRKMVKKIEISQHVKYACSFCGKTKMKRRTVGIWHCGFCMKTITGGAWTFNTTSAVTVKSAIRRLKEFKNQ from the exons ATGG ACCTAGTTTGCAGCGACACGGCTAAACGCACCAAGAAGGTCGGAATCGTGGGCAAATATGGGACCCATTATGGTGCCTCCCTCAGGAAGATGGTGAAGAAGATTGAGATAAGCCAGCATGTCAAGTACGCTTGCTCCTTCTGTGGCAAAACCAAGATGAAAAGACGAACTGTCGGGATATGGCATTGTGGCTTCTGCATGAAAACCATCACTGGTGGCGCCTGGACCTTTAACACCACTTCTGCTGTCACAGTAAAGTCTGCCATCAGAAGACTGAAGGAGTTTAAAAACCAGTAG